Proteins from a genomic interval of Drosophila melanogaster chromosome 2R:
- the RpLP2 gene encoding ribosomal protein LP2, with the protein MRYVAAYLLAVLGGKDSPANSDLEKILSSVGVEVDAERLTKVIKELAGKSIDDLIKEGREKLSSMPVGGGGAVAAADAAPAAAAGGDKKEAKKEEKKEESESEDDDMGFALFE; encoded by the coding sequence ATGCGTTACGTGGCTGCTTACCTTCTGGCCGTCCTCGGTGGCAAGGACTCGCCCGCCAACAGCGATCTGGAGAAGATCCTCAGCTCTGTGGGCGTTGAGGTCGACGCCGAGCGTCTGACCAAGGTCATCAAGGAGCTGGCTGGCAAGAGCATCGACGACCTGATCAAGGAGGGTCGCGAGAAGCTCTCCTCGATGCCGGTGGGCGGCGGTGGTGCCGTCGCAGCCGCTGATGCCGCacccgctgccgccgccggtGGCGACAAGAAGGAGGCCAAGAAGGAGGAGAAGAAGGAGGAGTCCGAGTCCGAGGATGACGACATGGGCTTCGCTCTCTTCGAATAA
- the Dolk gene encoding dolichol kinase, whose product MRSPETDSEHSETDSVGSSTDSQSSGLGAVRHQRRSAQRTDVFSLKAMAPRPNAGPGGWLCLLLPLALTVRLLRHATPACKDQARMQCLLTVAAGGMALETLCFFIYAFVKTGILVKCLVSLLPGVATSLSFYLLVDTSLTFAIIVGFVMTSAYQQIYIYTLRGFQRSFTYGEASVFVQGLVLFALSAIHRLGGFFCGGSWPTEEFDTLNMIMVNALFCLLVFCVALVLFPTLRKPCRFYLWTVMLLLAVTCMPVTRPLPLLALVQFLLRDQERLAILVFYMLLVVLTCLTVAWQIGSSAKANTRVRKIFHLLIVMVYIPGLIFECALLYLATGVALAAFVVLELLRLLKIPPFADRLAVAFSTFKDEKDAGELALTPFCLLIGCSMPIWMTPCPCSGDNTLALLSGILAVGVGDTAASVVGSKLGRNKWGRSSRSLEGTIAFVVSILMAVWLLEISGLVAMSQAKWFATIFAALNSALVEAFTDQVDNLVLPLIFYTIVGLA is encoded by the exons ATGCGGAGCCCAGAAACGGACAGTGAGCACTCGGAAACGGACTCCGTCGGCTCCTCCACGGACAGTCAGTCGAGTGGATTGGGCGCGGTGCGCCACCAGCGACGGAGCGCCCAGCGCACGGATGTCTTCAGCCTCAAGGCCATGGCGCCTAG GCCAAATGCCGGACCCGGCGGCTGGTTATGTCTACTGCTGCCGCTGGCCTTGACCGTCCGCCTGTTGCGCCACGCCACGCCGGCATGCAAGGACCAGGCCAGGATGCAGTGTCTCCTCACGGTGGCCGCCGGCGGTATGGCCCTTGAAACGCTGTGTTTCTTCATCTATGCCTTTGTGAAGACGGGCATTTTGGTTAAATGCCTGGTCAGCCTGCTGCCCGGAGTGGCCACCAGTTTGAGCTTCTATCTGCTGGTGGACACCTCACTGACCTTCGCCATCATCGTGGGATTCGTGATGACCTCTGCTTATCAGCAAATCTATATTTACACGCTACGTGGCTTCCAGAGATCCTTCACGTATGGCGAAGCCTCGGTTTTCGTCCAGGGACTGGTGCTCTTCGCTTTGAGTGCCATCCATCGACTAGGTGGATTCTTTTGCGGCGGTTCTTGGCCAACCGAGGAATTTGATACGCTCAACATGATCATGGTG AATGCCCTATTTTGCCTGCTGGTGTTCTGCGTGGCTCTCGTCCTCTTTCCAACGCTGAGGAAGCCATGTCGCTTCTACTTGTGGACGGTGATGCTCCTCTTGGCTGTCACCTGCATGCCGGTGACGCGACCTCTTCCTCTGCTGGCACTTGTGCAGTTCCTGCTCCGCGATCAGGAGAGACTGGCCATCTTGGTCTTCTATATGCTGCTGGTTGTGCTAACCTGCCTCACAGTCGCCTGGCAAATTGGAAGCTCCGCTAAGGCCAATACACGTGTGCGCAAGATCTTCCACCTGCTCATTGTTATGGTCTATATACCCGGATTGATCTTCGAGTGCGCCCTGCTCTACTTGGCCACTGGCGTGGCGTTGGCTGCTTTCGTGGTCCTGGAGCTGCTGCGTCTGCTGAAGATACCGCCATTCGCCGATAGACTAGCTGTGGCCTTTAGCACATTCAAGGACGAAAAGGACGCCGGAGAGTTGGCTCTAACTCCGTTCTGCTTGCTCATCGGCTGCTCAATGCCCATTTGGATGACACCATGTCCGTGCTCTGGCGACAATACTCTGGCCTTGCTATCGGGAATTCTAGCTGTCGGCGTAGGAGACACTGCAGCCAGTGTAGTGGGATCCAAGCTGGGACGCAACAAGTGGGGAA GATCTTCCCGATCCCTGGAGGGCACCATTGCGTTCGTGGTGTCCATTCTCATGGCCGTCTGGCTCCTGGAGATTTCCGGCCTGGTGGCCATGAGCCAGGCCAAGTGGTTCGCCACCATTTTCGCAGCACTGAATTCGGCTCTGGTGGAGGCGTTCACCGACCAGGTGGACAACCTGGTACTACCCCTGATATTCTATACCATTGTGGGCCTGGCCTAA
- the CG8306 gene encoding uncharacterized protein produces the protein MASSPITDFYAGRNVFITGATGFVGVTIVEKLLRDVPNVGTLYLLMRAKKGKSVQERLEELKKNSVFDKFKELQLQSRLSKIVPIEGDVGLEHLGISPKDRQTLIDNVNVVFHSAATLDFFQSLKETTNINLRGTRRVVELCQQIKNLDALVHVSSAYVNAYLTKVEEKLYPAPEDPEKIIQLSETLNDDALKELEPKLLKDHPNTYTFTKHLAEHEVANVASKFPCGIVRPSMITAAWKEPIPGWTISKNGPQGFFMGASKGVLRRLPLDPSIIMDYIPIDVVVNGIITTGYYVNSLQAKNGGRPADLQIFHLTSSTYKPFRFELMTDKINSYLHDYPLNSAVWYPNLRLVKSLWVFRLSAILFHFIPAIILDLVTKIGGGRPILVRLHKNVWNSLNTLEKFIFTEWHFDSKRLLALSKTLNIVDKKKFFIDIGELAWDEYFSNTILGVRQYLSKEPIKNLEKARRKDKILLGLHVALQLSFWYGVFKLIVCLTGISTAKAALVLPVLYYLFGLL, from the exons ATGGCCAG CTCACCCATCACAGACTTCTATGCGGGTCGCAATGTCTTCATCACGGGCGCCACTGGCTTCGTGGGCGTCACCATTGTGGAGAAACTATTGCGCGATGTTCCCAACGTGGGCACACTGTACCTGCTGATGCGCGCCAAGAAGGGCAAGAGTGTGCAGGAGCGACTGGAGGAGCTGAAGAAGAACTCCGTTTTCGACAAGTTCaaggaactgcagctgcagtCGCGTCTCTCCAAGATCGTGCCCATCGAAGGCGATGTCGGCTTGGAGCATCTGGGCATCTCGCCGAAGGATCGCCAGACCCTGATCGACAACGTGAATGTTGTCTTTCACTCGGCTGCCACTTTGGACTTCTTTCAATCTCTGAAGGAGACCACCAACATCAACTTGAGGGGCACTCGGCGAGTTGTGGAGCTGTGCCAGCAGATCAAGAACCTGGATGCTTTGGTCCATGTGTCCAGCGCCTATGTGAATGCCTATCTGACCAAGGTCGAGGAGAAGCTATATCCCGCGCCCGAAGATCCAGAGAAGATCATCCAGCTCTCGGAGACGCTCAACGATGATGCCCTCAAGGAACTGGAACCAAA ACTTCTGAAGGATCACCCCAATACCTATACCTTTACAAAGCATCTGGCGGAGCACGAGGTGGCCAATGTGGCCAGCAAGTTCCCCTGCGGCATTGTTCGTCCGAGTATGA TCACCGCCGCTTGGAAGGAACCCATTCCCGGATGGACCATTTCGAAGAACGGTCCGCAGGGCTTCTTCATGGGCGCATCGAAGGGCGTACTGCGTCGCCTTCCCCTGGATCCCAGCATCATTATGGACTACATACCCATCGATGTGGTGGTCAATGGCATCATAACCACTGGCTATTATGTCAACTCGCTGCAGGCGAAGAACGGAGGACGCCCGGCCGATCTGCAGATCTTCCACCTGACCTCCAGCACATACAAACCCTTCCGCTTTGAGCTGATGACGGACAAGATCAACAGCTATCTGCACGACTATCCTCTGAACAGTGCCGTCTGGTATCCCAACCTGCGTCTGGTGAAGAGCCTCTGGGTCTTCCGACTGAGCGCCATTCTGTTTCATTTCATACCCGCTATTATCCTGGATCTGGTCACGAAAATTGGAGGCGGCAGGCCTAT CTTGGTTCGTCTGCACAAGAACGTTTGGAACTCACTGAATACCCTGGAAAAGTTCATCTTCACCGAGTGGCACTTTGACAGCAAGCGTCTATTGGCGCTATCGAAGACCTTGAACATAGTGGACAAGAAGAAGTTCTTCATCGACATCGGGGAGCTGGCGTGGGATGAGTACTTTTCCAATACGATCCTCGGCGTGCGTCAGTATCTCAGCAAGGAGCCCATCAAGAATCTGGAGAAGGCGCGTCGCAAGgacaaaat TCTCCTGGGTCTTCATGTGGCGCTGCAGCTCTCGTTTTGGTATGGAGTCTTCAAGTTGATCGTGTGCCTCACCGGAATCTCGACGGCTAAAGCAGCTCTTGTCCTGCCCGTCCTTTACTACCTTTTTGGACTGCTTTAA
- the CG8303 gene encoding uncharacterized protein, isoform C: MAVITEHGGTTSSPPENNNSIGNGKHRVNGHQLSTSLTIPEFFAHKNIFVTGGTGFLGTVLIEALLDTHPDIGTIYVLVRGKRKFDPNERIRRLLQKPIFEKYSEKTLSKVVPVVGELSEPNFGFGPELLQELIDRVNVIYHSAATIKFSSPLRTAIRTNLTGTMRTIELAKQLKQLAAYIYCSTAFCNSNNRGLIAEEVYKSQFDPYEMMKMAEDDSAWEDFTDQKCKGYIRDHPNTYTFTKNLSENLLMAEMSGLPAAIVRPSIVYGTLEHPMKGWVGNANSGHLGFLAGFVKGIFRTMCGNANAVIDIIPCDYVINSSLVMGWYVGTRKLEQPEIIHCTSGEVNPLNLAEFCTIINDSVERHPPNSFVWKPVTKLRNGWRYNLFFYLFHLLPAMVFIIPEKLFGIGMPQHTAYEYMRVFQKGTKAFDYFLDKDFRYSLKNALRISALIPESDRRRYNFDASQCDWSEFIDRCLIGIRRFYFKESAVTTDWHRNYWKVFNVLYYAGYVVIFAVLYFALTLTLGLQIGLTLAVLIWGFLVWL, translated from the exons CATCAGTTGAGCACCTCGCTGACCATACCGGAGTTCTTTGCCCACAAGAACATCTTTGTCACCGGCGGCACTGGATTCCTGGGCACCGTTCTTATCGAGGCTCTGCTGGACACACATCCCGACATTGGAACCATCTACGTTTTGGTCCGGGGCAAGCGCAAGTTTGATCCGAACGAGCGGAttcgtcgcctgctccaaAAGCCG ATTTTCGAGAAATACTCGGAGAAGACTCTGTCCAAGGTGGTCCCAGTGGTTGGCGAACTGAGCGAACCAAACTTTGGCTTTGGCCCCGAGCTCCTGCAGGAGCTGATCGATCGGGTCAATGTGATCTACCACAGTGCAGCCACCATCAAGTTCAGCTCCCCGCTGCGCACCGCCATTCGCACCAATCTCACGGGAACGATGCGCACCATTGAGCTGGCCAAACAATTGAAGCAACTGGCGGCGTACATCTATTGCTCCACGGCCTTCTGCAATAGCAACAATCGTGGTCTGATTGCCGAGGAGGTGTACAAGTCACAGTTCGATCCGTACGAGATGATGAAGATGGCCGAAGATGACTCCGCCTGGGAGGATTTCACCGATCAAAAGTGCAAGGGCTATATCCGTGATCATCCCAATACGTATACGTTCACCAAGAATCTGTCGGAGAATTTGCTGATGGCCGAGATGTCGGGACTGCCAGCAGCCATAGTTAGGCCATCGATTG tTTATGGAACCCTGGAGCACCCGATGAAGGGCTGGGTGGGCAATGCAAACTCTGGTCACCTGGGCTTCTTGGCCGGCTTCGTGAAGGGAATTTTTCGCACCATGTGCGGGAATGCAAATGCTGTGATCGACATCATACCATGCGACTATGTGATCAACTCATCACTGGTTATGGGCTGGTACGTGGGCACCCGGAAGTTGGAGCAGCCGGAGATCATACATTGCACGTCGGGAGAGGTTAATCCTCTGAATCTCGCCGAGTTCTGCACGATCATCAACGATAGTGTGGAGCGGCATCCGCCGAACAGTTTTGTTTGGAAACCGGTGACGAAATTGCGCAACGGATGGCGTTACAATCTGTTCTTCTATCTGTTTCATTTGCTGCCAGCTATGGTCTTTATCATACCAGAGAAGCTATTCGGAATCGGAATGCCCCAGCACAC AGCCTACGAGTACATGCGGGTGTTCCAGAAAGGTACCAAGGCCTTTGATTACTTCCTGGACAAGGACTTCCGGTATTCCTTGAAGAATGCGCTGCGTATATCGGCATTAATACCGGAGAGCGATCGAAGGCGCTATAATTTCGATGCCAGTCAGTGCGATTGGTCGGAGTTCATCGATCGGTGTCTGATAGGAATCCGGCGTTTCTACTTCAAGGAGTCGGCAGTGACCACGGATTGGCATCGCAACTACTGGAAGGT CTTTAACGTCCTGTACTACGCGGGCTATGTGGTCATCTTCGCCGTTCTCTACTTTGCCCTTACTTTAACTTTGGGCCTGCAGATCGGACTTACGTTGGCGGTTCTGATCTGGGGATTTCTCGTCTGGTTGTAG